A section of the Flavobacterium sp. CG_23.5 genome encodes:
- a CDS encoding beta-ketoacyl-ACP synthase III, which produces MNTITAAITAVGGYVPEFVLSNKILETMVDTNDEWITSRTGIKERRILKDKDKGTSFLAIKAAQDLLAKANIDPLEIDLVIMATATPDMPVAATGVYVATEIGATNAFAYDLQAACSSFLFGMSTAAAYIESGRYKKVLLIGADKMSSIVDYTDRSTCIIFGDGAGAVLFEPNYEGLGLQDEYLRSDGIGRDFLKIDAGGSLHPASSETIKENRHNIIQDGKTVFKYAVTNMADASELILKRNNLTNEDVDWLVPHQANKRIIDATANRMNLEDSKVLINIEKYGNTTSATLPLVLYDFEHLFKKGDTIILAAFGGGFTWGSIYLKWAYDKK; this is translated from the coding sequence ATGAATACAATTACGGCCGCAATTACCGCTGTTGGAGGCTATGTACCAGAATTTGTGCTTTCAAACAAAATTCTGGAAACCATGGTTGACACAAATGACGAGTGGATTACTTCTCGAACAGGAATAAAAGAAAGAAGAATCCTTAAAGATAAGGACAAAGGAACGTCCTTTCTTGCTATTAAGGCAGCTCAGGATTTATTAGCTAAAGCCAATATTGACCCTTTAGAAATCGATTTAGTAATAATGGCAACTGCTACACCGGACATGCCAGTAGCGGCGACAGGAGTATATGTAGCTACTGAAATAGGAGCCACAAATGCATTTGCTTATGATTTGCAAGCAGCATGTTCCAGCTTTTTATTCGGAATGTCTACTGCTGCAGCTTACATAGAATCTGGAAGGTACAAAAAAGTACTTTTAATTGGTGCGGATAAAATGTCATCTATAGTCGATTATACTGATAGATCAACCTGTATAATTTTTGGAGATGGTGCAGGAGCAGTTTTATTCGAACCTAATTACGAAGGATTAGGACTACAAGATGAATATTTGCGAAGCGATGGAATTGGTCGGGATTTTTTAAAAATTGATGCCGGCGGATCTCTTCATCCAGCTTCCTCAGAAACAATAAAAGAAAACAGACACAATATCATACAAGATGGGAAGACTGTTTTCAAATATGCTGTAACGAACATGGCTGATGCCAGTGAGTTAATTTTGAAAAGAAATAACCTAACTAATGAAGATGTCGATTGGTTAGTGCCGCATCAGGCTAATAAACGTATTATTGATGCCACTGCTAATCGAATGAATTTAGAGGATTCTAAAGTTCTAATCAATATCGAAAAATACGGAAATACAACATCAGCGACCTTGCCATTAGTACTCTACGATTTTGAGCATTTGTTCAAAAAAGGAGATACAATTATTTTGGCAGCTTTCGGAGGCGGATTTACTTGGGGATCCATTTATCTAAAATGGGCATACGATAAAAAATAA
- the accB gene encoding acetyl-CoA carboxylase biotin carboxyl carrier protein: MDLKEIQNLIKFVANSGVAEVKLEMDDVKITIRTTLEGNVTETTYVQQMPNHAPLQQAVAPQQIAAVAPVAEAPVAENAHYITIKSPIIGTFYRKPSPDKPMFVEVGKTIAKGDVLCVIEAMKLFNEIESEVSGKIVKILVDDMSPVEFDQPLFLVDPS; this comes from the coding sequence ATGGATTTAAAAGAAATTCAAAATTTAATCAAGTTTGTAGCTAATTCTGGAGTTGCAGAAGTTAAATTAGAAATGGATGATGTTAAAATCACTATTAGAACAACTTTAGAAGGAAATGTAACCGAGACGACGTATGTACAACAAATGCCAAATCATGCTCCCCTTCAACAAGCAGTAGCTCCTCAGCAAATTGCTGCGGTTGCTCCAGTGGCAGAAGCTCCGGTGGCAGAAAATGCTCATTACATCACTATAAAATCTCCAATTATTGGAACTTTCTATAGAAAACCATCGCCAGACAAACCTATGTTTGTTGAAGTAGGTAAAACTATTGCTAAAGGAGACGTGCTTTGTGTTATTGAAGCTATGAAGTTGTTTAATGAAATTGAATCTGAAGTATCTGGTAAAATTGTAAAAATATTGGTGGATGATATGTCACCTGTAGAATTTGATCAGCCTTTATTCTTAGTAGACCCATCTTAA
- the accC gene encoding acetyl-CoA carboxylase biotin carboxylase subunit codes for MFKKILIANRGEIALRVIRTCKEMGIKTVAVYSTADAESLHVKFADEAVCIGPPPSNLSYLKMSNIIAAAEITNADAIHPGYGFLSENSKFSKICQEHGIKFIGASPEMIDRMGDKASAKSTMIEAGVPCVPGSVGILESYEQALQLSRDFGFPVMLKATAGGGGKGMRAVWKEEDLLKAWEDARQESAAAFGNDGMYLEKLIEEPRHIEIQVVGDSYGKACHLSERDCSVQRRHQKLTEETPSPFMTDELRQKMGEAAVKAAEYIKYEGAGTVEFLVDKNRNFYFMEMNTRIQVEHPITEQVIDYDLIREQIMVAAGIPISGKNYLPQLHAIECRINAEDPYNDFRPSPGKITTLHMPGGHGVRLDTHVYSGYTIPPNYDSMIAKLITTAQSREEAISKMRRALDEFVIEGIKTTIPFHRQLMDDPRYIAGNYTTAFMDTFKMNDPE; via the coding sequence ATGTTTAAAAAAATATTAATTGCAAATAGGGGAGAAATTGCGCTTCGCGTAATTAGAACATGCAAGGAAATGGGTATCAAAACTGTAGCTGTTTATTCTACTGCTGATGCTGAAAGTCTTCATGTAAAGTTTGCTGACGAAGCAGTTTGTATAGGGCCGCCTCCAAGTAACTTGTCTTATTTAAAGATGTCCAATATTATTGCCGCTGCTGAAATTACCAATGCAGATGCTATACATCCAGGATACGGTTTTCTTTCTGAAAATTCAAAATTTTCTAAAATTTGTCAAGAACACGGAATCAAATTCATTGGAGCTTCTCCGGAAATGATTGATCGAATGGGAGACAAAGCTTCTGCTAAATCAACCATGATTGAAGCTGGTGTTCCTTGTGTTCCAGGTTCAGTAGGGATTTTAGAATCTTATGAACAAGCGTTGCAATTGTCAAGAGACTTCGGTTTTCCAGTAATGCTGAAAGCAACTGCTGGTGGTGGTGGAAAAGGAATGCGAGCGGTTTGGAAAGAAGAAGATTTGTTAAAAGCTTGGGAAGATGCCCGTCAGGAATCTGCTGCTGCTTTTGGAAACGACGGAATGTATCTTGAGAAATTAATCGAAGAACCTCGTCATATCGAAATTCAAGTTGTTGGTGATTCTTATGGAAAAGCCTGCCATCTTTCGGAAAGAGATTGTTCTGTTCAAAGACGTCATCAAAAATTAACTGAAGAAACTCCATCTCCATTTATGACCGATGAATTGCGTCAAAAAATGGGTGAAGCAGCTGTAAAAGCAGCTGAATATATTAAATACGAAGGTGCAGGAACAGTAGAATTTTTGGTTGATAAAAACCGTAACTTTTACTTCATGGAAATGAATACCCGTATTCAAGTGGAGCATCCTATTACGGAACAAGTTATTGATTACGACTTAATCCGTGAGCAAATAATGGTTGCAGCTGGAATTCCTATTTCAGGTAAAAACTATTTACCACAACTTCATGCTATCGAATGTAGAATTAATGCGGAAGATCCTTATAATGATTTCCGTCCTTCTCCAGGGAAAATCACAACACTTCATATGCCAGGTGGACACGGTGTTCGTTTAGACACACATGTTTACTCCGGTTATACCATTCCGCCAAATTACGATTCTATGATTGCAAAGTTAATTACTACGGCACAATCGAGAGAAGAAGCAATTAGCAAAATGAGAAGAGCCTTAGATGAATTTGTAATTGAAGGAATAAAAACAACCATTCCATTCCACAGACAATTAATGGATGATCCTCGATATATTGCAGGGAATTATACAACTGCCTTTATGGATACTTTTAAAATGAACGATCCAGAATAA
- a CDS encoding alpha/beta hydrolase family protein, whose product MKKILFLTLTMISLNAVAQNVMTPELLWKLGRITPLGISKDGKNIVYKVSTPSIEENKSNSKFYTLPVIGGNPTEVKDSKEILKDKNISPDSKYIVYNEEVKVDKVLGKDYYPDLEKSQVQIYNGLDYRHWDTWNEGKFNHVFYKENKEGSVGIDILKGENFDSPQKPFGGDEDYIWSPDSKNILYVSKKKAGTQYAISTNTNIFEYNLETGKTINRTEENLGYDMAPQFSPTRNLTWLQMKRDGYEADKNDLVVSFKGMKMNLTANWDGTVDHFMWSSDGKKIYFVAPIDGTKQLFEVNFPGLTKIAVRVSQITNGDFDVNDLLGFSGENIIVTRTDMNHAAEIFSFNLKKKNWKQLSNINTATYKSLALSKTERRYVTTTDGKKMLVWVILPPNFDASKKYPTLLYCQGGPQSPLTQSYSFRWNFQLMAANGYVVVAPNRRGMQGHGVAWNEQISKDWGGQVINDYLSAIDDVAKENYVDKTRLGCVGASYGGYSVFYLAGIHNNRFKTFIAHDGVYNTQSMFGTTEEVFFNNWDFGGAYWEKDNAVAQKTYTTFNPMTMVEKWNTPILIIQGGKDFRVPIGQGQEAFQAAQLRGIKSRFLYFPEENHWVLKPQNAQVWQKEFYKWLKETL is encoded by the coding sequence ATGAAAAAAATACTTTTTTTAACTCTAACAATGATTAGTTTGAATGCAGTAGCACAAAATGTAATGACCCCCGAATTACTTTGGAAACTAGGAAGAATAACCCCGTTAGGTATTTCCAAAGACGGAAAAAACATCGTCTATAAAGTTTCCACTCCATCTATTGAGGAAAACAAATCAAACTCAAAATTTTACACTTTACCTGTAATTGGGGGAAATCCAACCGAGGTAAAAGACTCTAAAGAAATTTTAAAAGACAAGAACATTTCTCCAGACAGCAAATACATTGTTTACAATGAAGAAGTGAAAGTTGATAAAGTTCTTGGAAAAGATTACTACCCTGATCTGGAGAAATCTCAAGTTCAAATCTACAATGGATTAGATTATCGTCATTGGGACACTTGGAACGAAGGGAAATTTAACCATGTTTTTTATAAAGAAAACAAGGAAGGTTCTGTTGGAATTGACATTCTCAAAGGAGAAAATTTCGATAGCCCACAGAAACCTTTTGGTGGAGACGAAGATTATATTTGGTCCCCAGACAGCAAAAACATTCTTTACGTGAGTAAGAAAAAAGCAGGAACACAATATGCTATTTCCACAAACACCAATATTTTCGAGTACAATCTGGAAACTGGAAAAACCATAAACAGAACCGAAGAAAATCTTGGGTATGACATGGCCCCGCAATTTTCGCCAACAAGAAATCTGACTTGGCTACAAATGAAACGCGATGGCTACGAAGCGGACAAAAATGACTTAGTTGTTAGTTTCAAGGGAATGAAGATGAATTTGACTGCCAATTGGGATGGTACTGTGGATCATTTTATGTGGAGTAGCGACGGCAAAAAAATCTATTTTGTTGCGCCAATCGATGGAACAAAACAATTATTCGAAGTTAATTTTCCAGGTTTGACTAAAATAGCTGTTAGGGTCAGCCAAATTACAAATGGTGATTTTGATGTAAACGATTTACTTGGATTTTCCGGCGAAAATATCATCGTAACTAGAACAGACATGAATCATGCGGCTGAAATTTTTTCATTTAATTTAAAGAAAAAAAATTGGAAACAATTATCAAATATAAATACGGCAACTTATAAGTCTTTGGCGTTAAGCAAAACCGAAAGAAGATACGTTACCACAACAGATGGCAAGAAAATGTTAGTTTGGGTAATTCTTCCTCCAAATTTTGATGCTTCAAAAAAATATCCAACGCTTTTATATTGCCAAGGAGGACCACAATCTCCATTAACCCAAAGCTATTCTTTTCGTTGGAATTTTCAATTAATGGCAGCAAACGGCTACGTTGTTGTAGCGCCAAACCGCCGCGGAATGCAAGGTCATGGTGTAGCGTGGAACGAACAAATAAGCAAAGATTGGGGTGGACAAGTCATCAATGATTATCTATCTGCCATTGATGATGTAGCCAAAGAAAACTATGTTGACAAAACAAGATTAGGATGTGTTGGCGCCAGTTATGGCGGTTATTCTGTATTTTACTTAGCCGGAATTCACAACAACAGATTTAAAACTTTTATCGCGCATGATGGGGTTTATAATACCCAAAGTATGTTTGGCACCACAGAGGAAGTTTTCTTTAACAACTGGGATTTTGGTGGAGCATATTGGGAAAAAGACAATGCTGTTGCCCAAAAAACCTACACGACTTTTAATCCGATGACTATGGTAGAAAAATGGAATACACCTATATTAATCATTCAAGGCGGAAAAGATTTTCGTGTGCCAATAGGACAAGGGCAGGAAGCTTTTCAGGCGGCACAATTACGAGGAATAAAAAGCAGGTTTTTATATTTCCCTGAAGAAAACCATTGGGTGTTAAAACCCCAAAATGCTCAAGTGTGGCAAAAAGAGTTTTACAAATGGTTAAAAGAAACTTTGTAA
- a CDS encoding GEVED domain-containing protein: MKKNLLSIALIAITSFSYAQGGALWKTSIKKNGSTVFENKSLISNPNLFELDVNELQKSLINSPKRNATTAKSSVIVSFPNADGKLERYRIFESSNMDPALAAKYPEIKSYVGNGIDNPTSSIYFSTSPLGIQTMAISADKSAVFIEPYTKDLSTYVVYKKSDKAASLSKFECTIIANAKKDLKNNSLLNRPNADDGNLRTFRLAQSVTGEYTTYFGGTKALALAAINNTMTRVNGVFEKDFGVHMNLIANNDLIIYTTASTDPYSASASKANWNQELQTNLTNVIGSANYDIGHLFGGDGGGGNAGCIGCVCKNPSTTVPLGKGSGYTSPGDGIPQGDNFDIDYVAHEMGHQFGGNHTFTHSNEGTGAQMEPGSGSTIMGYAGITALDVQPHSDPFFHAETIQQVTNYVKTTTCQTTTLTGNAVPTASAGLDYTIPKSTPFMLTGAGTDANGDVLTYDWEQMDNGTTAAAPSATKTTGPNFRSYAPSASTVRYFPKMSSVLTGATTTAGTELTVEALSSVARTLNFRLTVRDNHAGGPANNSDDAIITVNATAGPFTVSSPNTAVSYVGGSSQTVTWNVAGTTANGVNTANVDILLSTDGGTTFPVTLLAATPNDGTQAVTIPNTAGTLNRIMVKGTNHIFFDVSNTNFTITTGSSDTVAPSAPTTLAAAGTTATTTNLSWTASTDNVAVTGYDVYQGATLKATVTATTYAVTGLTASTAYTFSVKAKDAAGNVSVSSNAVNVTTSTTSITYCASLGSSTADEKIGKVVLGTISNTSTGTAGYEDFTSLSTNATKGTANTITVTPSWTATAYPEGYAVFIDYNQNGLFTDAGELVWSNAASTTTPVSGSFTIPSTATSGATRMRVSMKYNAIPTACETFPYGQVEDYTINIVAGTPDTTAPATPAALAASGTTQTTTNLTWTASTDNVAVTGYEVYQGATLKATIIGTTYAVSGLTASTAYTFSVKAKDAAGNISASSNIVNVTTLAVVVSTYCTSQGNSVADEKIGKVVLGTINNTSTGGTGYTDFTSISTNLTLNTANTITITPAWTSTAYSEGYSVWVDYNQDGDFADAGEQVWTKAASTTTPVSGTFTIPATATIGSTRMRVSMKYNAIPTACEAFSYGQVEDYTINIVSGAKQSETSRNTITDIKLYPNPTSSIINVTSVSENATFKVYNLLGQMIINGKLSNGSIDVSNINAGNYILEITDKETTSVKRFIKQ; encoded by the coding sequence ATGAAAAAAAATCTACTTTCAATTGCATTAATTGCAATTACCAGCTTTTCTTATGCCCAAGGAGGAGCTCTGTGGAAAACCAGTATTAAGAAAAACGGTTCAACTGTTTTTGAAAACAAATCATTAATATCGAACCCTAACTTATTTGAACTAGATGTAAATGAACTACAAAAAAGTCTTATAAATTCTCCTAAACGAAATGCAACAACAGCTAAATCAAGCGTAATTGTTTCTTTTCCAAATGCTGATGGAAAATTAGAACGTTATAGAATTTTTGAATCTTCCAATATGGATCCTGCCTTAGCGGCAAAATATCCTGAAATCAAGTCTTATGTCGGAAATGGAATTGACAATCCTACATCTTCAATCTATTTTAGCACCTCTCCACTTGGAATACAAACAATGGCTATTAGTGCAGATAAATCAGCCGTATTTATAGAACCTTACACAAAGGATTTAAGCACTTATGTTGTCTATAAAAAATCAGACAAAGCAGCATCATTATCTAAATTTGAATGTACGATAATAGCGAATGCAAAAAAAGATTTGAAGAACAACAGCCTTTTAAACAGACCAAATGCAGATGATGGAAATTTAAGGACTTTTAGATTAGCACAGTCTGTAACTGGTGAATACACTACCTATTTTGGTGGCACAAAAGCTTTGGCTTTAGCAGCAATAAACAACACGATGACACGTGTAAATGGAGTCTTTGAAAAAGATTTCGGTGTTCATATGAATCTTATTGCTAATAATGATCTAATAATTTACACAACCGCTTCTACAGACCCTTACTCTGCTTCAGCGTCTAAAGCAAATTGGAATCAAGAATTGCAAACTAACCTTACCAATGTAATAGGTAGCGCTAATTATGATATTGGTCACTTATTTGGTGGTGATGGTGGTGGTGGTAATGCAGGTTGCATCGGTTGTGTCTGTAAAAACCCAAGTACTACTGTACCATTAGGAAAAGGAAGCGGATATACTTCCCCGGGTGATGGAATTCCTCAAGGAGATAATTTTGACATTGACTATGTTGCTCACGAAATGGGACATCAATTTGGTGGAAACCACACTTTCACTCATAGTAATGAAGGAACTGGAGCTCAAATGGAACCGGGTTCAGGTTCTACAATTATGGGTTATGCGGGTATTACTGCATTAGATGTTCAACCACATTCTGATCCTTTTTTCCATGCGGAAACAATTCAACAAGTAACCAATTACGTAAAAACAACTACTTGTCAAACTACAACTCTTACTGGTAATGCCGTTCCAACAGCTAGCGCTGGTTTAGATTATACTATTCCAAAAAGCACTCCTTTTATGTTGACGGGTGCTGGAACTGATGCAAACGGTGACGTTCTTACTTATGATTGGGAACAAATGGACAATGGTACAACTGCCGCTGCACCAAGTGCTACTAAAACAACGGGACCAAATTTCAGATCTTATGCCCCTAGCGCTTCAACAGTTCGATATTTTCCTAAAATGTCATCCGTATTGACAGGAGCAACAACTACAGCAGGAACTGAACTTACTGTAGAGGCTTTGTCTTCTGTGGCGCGTACATTGAACTTTAGATTAACTGTTCGTGACAATCATGCTGGTGGACCGGCAAACAATAGTGATGATGCTATAATTACTGTAAATGCAACGGCAGGACCTTTCACCGTTAGTTCTCCAAATACAGCAGTTTCTTATGTAGGTGGATCATCTCAAACGGTGACTTGGAATGTTGCAGGTACTACTGCAAATGGTGTTAACACAGCAAATGTTGACATTCTACTATCTACAGATGGAGGAACTACTTTTCCTGTTACGCTACTTGCTGCAACTCCAAATGATGGGACACAAGCGGTAACAATTCCTAATACTGCCGGAACACTAAATAGAATCATGGTAAAAGGAACAAATCATATTTTCTTTGATGTTTCAAATACTAATTTTACTATTACAACAGGTTCTTCTGATACAGTTGCTCCATCTGCACCAACAACATTGGCGGCAGCCGGAACTACAGCTACAACTACTAATTTATCTTGGACAGCTTCTACTGATAATGTAGCTGTAACAGGTTATGATGTTTACCAAGGAGCAACTTTGAAAGCAACAGTTACAGCAACAACATATGCTGTAACAGGATTAACAGCTTCAACTGCCTATACATTCTCAGTAAAAGCAAAAGATGCTGCCGGAAATGTTTCTGTTTCAAGTAATGCAGTAAATGTTACAACTTCAACTACATCTATCACTTATTGTGCTTCTCTAGGAAGCAGTACCGCTGATGAAAAAATTGGAAAAGTAGTTTTAGGAACTATTAGCAACACTTCAACTGGAACAGCAGGTTATGAAGACTTTACTTCATTATCTACAAATGCTACCAAAGGAACTGCAAACACGATTACAGTTACACCTTCTTGGACAGCCACAGCTTACCCTGAAGGATATGCAGTTTTTATTGACTACAATCAAAATGGATTATTTACTGATGCTGGTGAATTAGTGTGGTCTAATGCTGCATCTACTACAACTCCAGTTTCTGGTTCATTCACAATTCCATCAACAGCAACATCAGGCGCTACACGAATGAGAGTTTCAATGAAATACAATGCAATCCCAACTGCTTGCGAAACTTTCCCTTATGGTCAAGTTGAAGATTATACGATAAATATTGTTGCAGGAACACCTGACACAACGGCTCCTGCTACACCTGCGGCTTTAGCGGCTTCCGGGACTACTCAAACTACAACAAATTTAACTTGGACAGCCTCTACAGACAATGTAGCCGTAACAGGTTATGAGGTATATCAAGGCGCTACTCTAAAAGCTACTATTATAGGAACAACTTATGCTGTTTCAGGATTAACCGCTTCAACTGCCTATACTTTTTCAGTAAAAGCTAAAGATGCTGCCGGAAATATTTCTGCTTCAAGTAATATAGTTAATGTTACCACTTTAGCTGTTGTCGTTTCTACTTATTGTACTTCTCAAGGAAACAGTGTTGCCGATGAAAAAATTGGTAAGGTGGTTCTTGGAACTATCAACAATACTTCAACGGGAGGAACGGGTTATACTGATTTTACAAGTATTTCAACAAATCTAACTCTTAACACAGCCAACACTATTACTATTACTCCAGCATGGACTAGTACCGCTTATTCAGAAGGATATTCCGTTTGGGTTGATTATAATCAAGATGGAGATTTTGCTGATGCTGGGGAACAAGTTTGGACTAAAGCCGCTTCAACTACGACTCCTGTTTCTGGAACATTCACCATTCCTGCAACCGCAACAATTGGTTCAACAAGGATGAGAGTTTCGATGAAATACAATGCAATTCCAACCGCTTGTGAAGCTTTCTCATATGGACAAGTGGAAGATTATACCATAAATATAGTTTCTGGAGCAAAACAATCTGAAACATCACGAAACACGATCACAGATATTAAATTATACCCTAATCCAACCTCTTCAATTATAAATGTAACTTCAGTTTCTGAAAATGCTACATTTAAAGTGTATAACTTATTGGGACAAATGATTATCAATGGTAAATTATCGAACGGTTCAATCGATGTTTCGAATATTAATGCTGGTAATTATATTTTAGAAATTACTGATAAGGAAACAACTTCAGTAAAACGCTTTATCAAACAATAA
- a CDS encoding NAD(P)/FAD-dependent oxidoreductase produces the protein MDLSYWELKNWFSNVDYTIVGSGIVGLHTALRLRERFPDSKILVLEKGILPQGASTKNAGFACFGSLSEIMDDLKSHSEEEVVNLLKKRWNGLQLLRKTLGDAAIDFKPYGGYELFLTDDESAYSECVGKLSFINEILKPLFKADVFAKEVDRFGFGGIQEYLIFNPFEAQIDTGNMMQALMKQAVSENILILNQQTVTSYLDKGNGVEVALGDFSFSTKKILFATNGFANVLTDGAVKPARAQVLITEPIENLDIKGTFHLDRGYYYFRNIGDRILIGGGRNLDFDTETTTEFGQTEIVQNKLEQLLKEVILPNHKFEIAHRWSGIMGIGNSKNPIVSQLSENVYCGVRLGGMGVAIGSLIGQELADLI, from the coding sequence ATGGATTTAAGTTATTGGGAATTAAAAAATTGGTTTTCAAATGTAGATTACACTATAGTTGGAAGCGGTATTGTAGGTCTCCATACTGCATTGCGCTTGCGCGAAAGATTCCCGGACAGTAAAATTCTGGTTTTAGAGAAGGGAATATTACCGCAAGGCGCCAGTACAAAAAATGCTGGTTTCGCTTGTTTTGGCAGTCTTTCAGAAATTATGGATGATTTAAAATCCCATTCGGAAGAGGAGGTTGTGAATCTTTTAAAAAAACGCTGGAACGGTTTGCAACTATTAAGAAAAACACTTGGTGATGCAGCAATAGATTTTAAACCTTATGGTGGTTATGAGTTGTTTTTAACAGATGATGAAAGTGCTTATTCCGAATGTGTCGGTAAATTATCTTTTATAAATGAAATCCTAAAACCACTTTTTAAAGCCGATGTTTTTGCTAAAGAGGTCGATCGTTTTGGATTTGGTGGCATTCAGGAATACCTTATTTTTAATCCATTTGAAGCACAGATTGATACGGGGAATATGATGCAGGCTTTGATGAAACAAGCAGTTTCTGAAAATATTTTGATTTTAAATCAGCAAACGGTAACGTCATATTTGGATAAAGGAAATGGTGTTGAAGTAGCGCTTGGTGATTTTAGTTTTAGCACAAAAAAAATATTGTTTGCGACCAACGGATTTGCAAATGTATTGACGGATGGAGCTGTAAAACCTGCCAGAGCCCAAGTTTTAATTACGGAGCCTATAGAAAATTTAGATATTAAAGGAACTTTTCACCTAGACAGAGGGTATTATTATTTCCGCAATATTGGGGATCGAATTTTAATTGGTGGTGGTAGAAATCTTGATTTTGATACCGAAACTACAACAGAATTTGGTCAAACAGAAATTGTGCAAAATAAATTGGAACAGCTATTAAAAGAAGTAATTTTGCCAAACCATAAATTTGAAATTGCCCATCGCTGGAGTGGTATAATGGGAATAGGAAACAGCAAGAATCCTATAGTTTCCCAATTGTCCGAAAATGTGTATTGTGGAGTAAGATTAGGAGGAATGGGAGTAGCGATAGGAAGTTTAATAGGACAAGAATTAGCAGATTTAATATAA
- the mtgA gene encoding monofunctional biosynthetic peptidoglycan transglycosylase encodes MATKITARKPVNKAKKPVKKDTTPFMSKLTRFLFKILLWFIGLSLFFVVLFKFLPVPFTPLMVIRGIENKMAGKENHFSHDWESIENISVNLQKAVIASEDGTFLSHNGFDFAALQKAYKNNERGRRIKGGSTISQQTAKNVFLWQGKSYFRKGLEAYFTVLIELIWGKERIMEVYLNSIEMGDGVYGAQAAAEHWYRKGASSLTPQQAAGIAAILPNPRKYSATSSSSYINNRKSKIVRIMRHVGKIKY; translated from the coding sequence ATGGCAACCAAAATAACAGCAAGAAAACCAGTAAATAAAGCAAAAAAACCAGTAAAAAAAGACACAACTCCGTTTATGAGTAAATTGACCCGATTTCTATTCAAAATATTATTATGGTTTATTGGCTTGTCACTCTTTTTTGTGGTTCTATTTAAATTTTTGCCCGTACCGTTTACGCCTTTGATGGTAATCCGCGGGATTGAAAATAAGATGGCAGGAAAAGAAAACCATTTTAGTCACGATTGGGAGTCCATTGAAAATATTTCTGTCAATTTACAAAAAGCAGTTATTGCCAGTGAAGATGGGACCTTTCTAAGTCATAACGGTTTCGATTTTGCTGCCTTGCAAAAAGCATATAAGAATAATGAGCGAGGTAGAAGAATAAAAGGCGGAAGTACTATATCTCAACAGACGGCTAAAAATGTATTTCTGTGGCAAGGAAAAAGTTATTTTAGAAAAGGCCTGGAAGCTTATTTTACGGTTTTGATTGAATTGATTTGGGGCAAAGAACGCATCATGGAAGTCTATCTGAATAGTATTGAAATGGGTGATGGGGTCTATGGAGCCCAAGCAGCGGCAGAACATTGGTACAGAAAAGGTGCATCGAGCCTTACGCCACAGCAGGCTGCGGGAATAGCAGCTATTTTGCCGAATCCAAGAAAGTATTCAGCGACAAGTTCTTCTTCGTATATCAATAATAGAAAATCTAAAATTGTCCGCATAATGAGACATGTGGGAAAAATTAAATATTGA